The Tamandua tetradactyla isolate mTamTet1 chromosome 5, mTamTet1.pri, whole genome shotgun sequence genome window below encodes:
- the PACSIN1 gene encoding protein kinase C and casein kinase substrate in neurons protein 1 isoform X2 has protein sequence MSGSYDEASLAPEEITDSFWEVGNYKRTVKRIDDGHRLCNDLMNCVQERAKIEKAYAQQLTDWAKRWRQLLEKGPQYGSLERAWGAIMTEADKVSELHQEMKNSLLNEDLEKVKNWQKDAYHKQIMGGFKETKEAEDGFRKAQKPWAKKIKELEAAKKAYHLACKEEKLAMTREMNSKTEQSVTPEQQKKLQDKVDKCKQDVQKTQEKYEKVLDDVGKTTPQYMEGMEQVFEQCQQFEEKRLVFLKEVLLDIKRHLNLAENSSYIHVYRELEQAIRGADAQDDLRWFRSTSGPGMPMNWPQFEEWNPDLPHTTTKKEKQPKKPEGVTLTNATGAVESTSQAGDRGSVSSYDRGQPYATEWSDDESGNPFGGTEANGGANPFEDEAKGVRVRALYDYEGQEQDELSFKAGDELTKLGEEDEQGWCRGRLDSGQLGLYPANYVEAI, from the exons ATGTCGGGTTCCTACGACGAGGCCTCGCTGGCTCCGGAGGAGATCACCGACAGCTTCTGGGAG GTGGGGAACTACAAGCGGACGGTGAAGCGCATCGATGACGGTCACCGCTTGTGCAACGACCTGATGAACTGCGTGCAGGAGCGCGCCAAGATCGAGAAAGCCTATGCGCAGCAGCTTACCGACTGGGCCAAGCGCTGGCGCCAGCTCCTCGAGAAAG GCCCACAGTACGGCAGCCTGGAGCGGGCCTGGGGTGCCATAATGACAGAGGCGGACAAGGTGAGCGAGCTGCACCAGGAGATGAAGAACAGTCTGCTGAATGAGGACCTGGAGAAGGTCAAGAACTGGCAGAAGGACGCCTATCACAAACAAATCATGGGAGGCTTCAAGGAGACCAAGGAGGCTGAAGATGGTTTCCGAAAGGCCCAGAAGCCCTGGGCCAAGAAGATAAAGGAG CTGGAGGCAGCCAAGAAGGCTTACCACCTGGCCTGCAAAGAGGAGAAGCTGGCCATGACCCGGGAGATGAACAGCAAGACGGAGCAGTCAGTGACGCCTGAGCAGCAGAAGAAGCTGCAGGACAAAGTGGACAAGTGCAAACAGGATGTGCAGAAG ACACAGGAAAAGTACGAGAAGGTGCTCGACGACGTGGGCAAGACCACGCCCCAGTACATGGAGGGCATGGAGCAGGTGTTTGAACAGTGCCAGCAATTTGAGGAAAAGCGGCTGGTCTTCCTCAAGGAGGTGCTGCTGGACATCAAACGTCACCTCAACCTAGCTGAGAATAGCAG CTACATCCATGTGTACCGCGAGCTGGAGCAGGCCATCCGAGGGGCCGACGCCCAGGATGACCTCAGATGGTTCCGCAGTACCAGTGGACCTGGCATGCCCATGAACTGGCCCCAGTTTGAG GAGTGGAATCCAGACCTCCCTCACACAACCACCAAGAAGGAGAAACAACCCAAGAAGCCAGAGGGGGTGACACTGACCAACGCCACTGGGGCGGTGGAATCCACATCCCAGGCTGGGGACCGTGGCAG CGTTAGCAGCTATGACAGGGGCCAACCCTACGCCACCGAGTGGTCGGACGACGAGAGCGGGAACCCCTTCGGGGGCACTGAGGCCAATGGGGGCGCCAACCCTTTTGAGGACGAAGCCAAGGGCGTGCGGGTGCGGGCGCTCTACGACTACGAGGGACAGGAGCAGGATGAGCTCAGCTTCAAAGCCG